In the Hordeum vulgare subsp. vulgare chromosome 7H, MorexV3_pseudomolecules_assembly, whole genome shotgun sequence genome, one interval contains:
- the LOC123411478 gene encoding protein TIFY 11e-like, whose product MAATGSTRSRRFAAACGALSRCIKAAEARPVVLPLMPGAEVPAQDEHAVGPAPQHAQMTIFYGGQVLVLDEVPADRAAEVLRVAAVSGRPRGDGDLPMARKASLQRFMEKRKGRRAVPYSRPDGDAFSCNRLTLTL is encoded by the coding sequence ATGGCGGCGACAGGGAGCACTAGGAGCCGACGGTTCGCCGCAGCGTGCGGCGCTCTCAGCCGCTGCATCAAGGCGGCGGAGGCGCGGCCGGTGGTCCTCCCCCTCATGCCCGGAGCAGAAGTGCCCGCGCAAGACGAGCACGCGGTGGGTCCTGCACCGCAGCACGCGCAGATGACCATCTTCTACGGTGGGCAGGTGCTGGTGCTGGACGAGGTCCCGGCCGACAGGGCCGCCGAGGTGCTCCGTGTCGCTGCTGTCTCAGGCAGACCGCGAGGGGACGGCGACCTTCCCATGGCGAGGAAGGCGTCGCTGCAGCGGTTCATGGAGAAGCGCAAGGGGCGGCGCGCCGTCCCCTACAGCCGGCCCGACGGCGACGCGTTCTCCTGTAACCGTCTCACGCTTACGCTCTGA
- the LOC123410896 gene encoding protein TIFY 11e-like produces MAATGCAQSRRFAAACGVLSRCIKAAEQRPAATVVLPLMPGAEVPAQDEHAVGSAPAHAQMTIFYGGQVLVLDEVPADRAADVLRVAAVSGRPRGDGDLPMARKASLQRFMEKRKGRRAVPYSRPDGDGFSCNRLTLTL; encoded by the coding sequence ATGGCGGCGACAGGATGCGCTCAAAGCCGACGGTTCGCCGCAGCGTGCGGCGTTCTCAGCCGCTGTATCAAGGCGGCAGAGCAGCGGCCGGCGGCCACGGTGGTCCTCCCCCTCATGCCCGGAGCGGAAGTGCCCGCGCAAGATGAGCACGCGGTGGGCTCTGCACCGGCGCACGCGCAGATGACCATCTTCTACGGCGGGCAGGTGCTGGTTCTGGACGAGGTCCCGGCCGACAGGGCCGCCGATGTGCTCCGTGTCGCTGCCGTCTCAGGCAGACCGCGAGGGGACGGCGACCTGCCCATGGCGAGGAAGGCGTCGCTGCAGCGGTTCATGGAGAAGCGCAAGGGGAGGCGCGCCGTCCCCTACAGCCGGCCCGACGGCGACGGGTTCTCCTGTAACCGTCTTACGCTTACGCTCTGA